From Rhodamnia argentea isolate NSW1041297 chromosome 10, ASM2092103v1, whole genome shotgun sequence, a single genomic window includes:
- the LOC125312648 gene encoding beta-bisabolene synthase-like yields the protein MALPALFTSFVPSSISHNQPSLLLSRHPRCSSAAGAAASFGTRSPTCAMTIENQEITRRSANWKPNVWDYGFVQSLKVDYTEEDYTEQVQRLKEEVRGLFGREMNQVAKLEFIDVVQRLGLGYHFETEIKNVLSSIYNSTKDAQLWDDLYAASLRFRLLRQHGYNVPQDVFQKFMNKTDTFDESLNKDVKGLLSLFEASFHGLEGETILDEARNFASKHLKDLNLDKIPAILASHVSHALDMPIHWRPNRLEARWFMDMYEKQQDMIPSLLRLAKLDFNLVQSVHKKEVSNMARWWVDLGANKMTFFRDRLVEHYFWCCAMVFEPQYTAFREMTTKLVSMVTLIDDVYDVYGTLEELELLTDFVVRWDITDVDKLPPTIRDSYMAFYNTTNEIGYWTMRELGINTIPYMRKVWADQCKAYMKEVSWYNKGIKPTLKEYMDVSVDSIGGLIMLLGSYFLTTHKLTEEGIDYVSKIPRVMHCSAKILRLNNDLGTSSHELARGDNFKALECYMNETGAPEEAAREHVRNMVHEAWKQMNRDVFEDYPFPGFGPFLSACPNFARASQCFYQYGDGHGLPDNETKDHLVTVIFEPVPLD from the exons CTCCGCCGCCGGCGCTGCCGCTTCCTTCGGCACCAGATCTCCGACATGTGCTATGACGATCGAAAATCAAGAGATCACGAGACGTTCGGCGAATTGGAAACCTAATGTATGGGACTATGGGTTTGTACAGTCGCTCAAGGTTGATTACACG GAAGAGGACTATACCGAGCAAGTCCAGAGGTTGAAGGAAGAAGTCAGGGGTCTATTCGGCAGGGAGATGAACCAGGTGGCCAAGCTCGAATTCATTGACGTGGTTCAAAGACTAGGGCTAGGATACCATTTTGAGACAGAGATCAAGAACGTTCTGAGTTCCATCTATAACAGCACCAAAGATGCTCAGCTTTGGGACGATCTCTATGCCGCCTCCCTTCGATTCCGGCTACTTAGACAGCATGGATACAACGTACCACAAG ACGTGTTCCAAAAATTTATGAACAAGACGGACACATTCGACGAATCGCTCAATAAGGATGTGAAGGGGCTTCTCAGTCTTTTTGAAGCTTCTTTTCATGGATTGGAAGGTGAAACCATACTTGATGAAGCGAGGAACTTTGCTTCTAAGCATCTGAAGGATCTAAACCTCGACAAAATTCCCGCTATACTAGCGAGCCACGTGAGTCATGCATTAGATATGCCGATCCACTGGAGGCCAAACAGGTTGGAGGCTCGGTGGTTCATGGACATGTACGAGAAACAGCAAGACATGATCCCCTCTCTGCTACGATTGGCTAAATTAGACTTCAATTTAGTGCAATCAGTCCACAAGAAGGAAGTTAGCAATATGGCAAG GTGGTGGGTTGATCTTGGCGCGAACAAGATGACCTTCTTTAGGGACAGGCTAGTGGAACACTATTTCTGGTGTTGTGCAATGGTTTTCGAACCTCAATATACAGCTTTCAGAGAAATGACGACGAAGCTCGTTTCTATGGTGACCCTTATCGATGACGTTTATGATGTGTATGGGACGCTGGAAGAACTTGAGCTCTTAACAGATTTCGTTGTCAG GTGGGACATCACAGACGTCGACAAGCTTCCCCCAACAATAAGGGATAGTTACATGGCCTTTTACAACACGACCAATGAAATTGGGTATTGGACGATGAGAGAGCTAGGAATCAACACCATTCCTTACATGCGAAAAGTG TGGGCGGATCAATGCAAGGCGTACATGAAGGAGGTCAGTTGGTACAACAAGGGCATTAAACCAACACTAAAGGAGTACATGGACGTATCGGTGGATTCAATCGGCGGGCTGATCATGCTGTTGGGCAGCTACTTCCTAACCACGCACAAGTTGACAGAAGAGGGAATTGATTACGTGTCGAAAATCCCGAGAGTCATGCACTGTTCTGCCAAAATCCTTCGACTCAACAACGATCTCGGCACCTCATCG CATGAATTGGCACGAGGAGACAACTTCAAGGCGCTGGAGTGCTACATGAATGAAACAGGCGCGCCGGAAGAGGCCGCGCGGGAGCACGTCAGGAATATGGTGCACGAGGCCTGGAAGCAGATGAACAGAGACGTCTTTGAGGACTACCCGTTTCCTGGGTTCGGGCCTTTCCTCAGTGCCTGTCCGAACTTTGCGCGAGCTTCTCAGTGCTTTTACCAGTACGGAGACGGACACGGCCTTCCCGACAATGAAACCAAGGACCATCTTGTGACGGTTATATTCGAACCTGTGCCCCTCGATTAG